From the genome of Ornithobacterium rhinotracheale, one region includes:
- a CDS encoding LTA synthase family protein, translated as MKNWSRLNELKVLAYRLLLVFVFYQIARLLFYYYNTDLLSVDSTKELFNLCYYGTAFDTTAILYINSVFILLSILPLYINTKKDFQTLLMWWYFVTNGIAYALNFGDFVYFKFSQSRITSAVFDVVEHETNLARVFWETIKSQPSIPIWYIGLMILWIFLYKKVKICSYKPEQLWKYFGISVLQIAVITVLVVGGIRGDFQHSTRPINMVDAGRHTKKPVNANLVLNSPFSLIRTIRSNGFKKENWYPTAEAERDIKAIKYYPREISEKPNIIIFIMESFGKEYSGAFNKNTQIPDFVSYTPFLDSLSGKSLIFTEAYANGRQSIHGMSSVLCGIPSLKDAFTSSPYANQKIQSIVSVCNDMGYDTSFFHGAPNGSMGFLGFGNILGFNHYYGKTEYNNDDDYDGIWGIWDEPFFQYFAKTLNQKQSPFMATLFSVSSHHPFKIPEKYNGKFKQGKIPIHEPIEYSDFALKQFFKTAEKMPWYHNTIFVIVADHTNQVYYPEYQKTMNRFAIPILFFSPNENYNLHGEVTTPAQQIDIYPTLADLIGYNKPFRSWGRSLVQENSEDPNIIVNSTGVNNQFIINDYIYIFDGKDVIGIYKRNDADLVHNLISECNLPQHQKAEELVKKWFQDYNERIIDRNLTN; from the coding sequence ATGAAAAATTGGTCTCGCCTTAACGAGCTTAAAGTGCTTGCCTATCGTTTGCTTTTAGTATTTGTGTTTTATCAAATTGCACGTTTGCTCTTCTATTACTACAATACCGATTTGCTTTCGGTGGATTCCACAAAAGAATTATTTAATCTTTGCTATTACGGAACAGCTTTTGACACCACGGCAATCTTATACATCAACTCAGTTTTTATTTTACTGAGTATTTTACCGCTATACATTAATACTAAAAAAGATTTTCAAACCCTTTTGATGTGGTGGTATTTCGTTACCAACGGCATTGCTTATGCCTTGAATTTTGGGGATTTTGTTTATTTTAAATTTAGCCAAAGTAGGATCACCTCTGCCGTGTTTGATGTCGTGGAACACGAAACCAATTTGGCACGCGTATTCTGGGAGACTATAAAATCCCAACCCTCGATACCGATTTGGTACATTGGGCTGATGATTCTTTGGATTTTCTTGTATAAAAAAGTGAAAATCTGCTCCTATAAACCTGAGCAATTATGGAAATATTTTGGGATTTCGGTATTGCAAATTGCCGTGATTACGGTTTTGGTTGTGGGCGGAATCCGTGGTGATTTTCAGCACAGCACACGCCCCATCAACATGGTAGATGCAGGACGCCACACCAAAAAGCCCGTGAATGCAAATTTAGTCCTGAACAGCCCTTTTTCGCTGATTCGCACAATTCGTAGCAATGGTTTTAAAAAAGAAAATTGGTACCCCACTGCCGAAGCCGAGCGAGATATTAAGGCCATAAAATATTATCCTCGCGAAATATCCGAAAAACCGAATATCATTATTTTTATCATGGAAAGTTTTGGGAAAGAATACAGCGGAGCTTTCAATAAAAATACTCAAATTCCAGATTTTGTTTCCTATACCCCATTTTTGGATTCTTTGTCGGGCAAAAGTTTAATTTTTACCGAGGCTTACGCCAATGGCAGACAATCCATTCACGGAATGTCTTCGGTTTTATGCGGAATTCCTTCGCTCAAAGATGCGTTTACCTCATCGCCGTATGCCAATCAAAAAATACAATCTATCGTGTCTGTGTGCAACGATATGGGCTACGATACTTCGTTTTTCCATGGAGCACCCAATGGTTCAATGGGCTTTTTAGGCTTTGGGAATATTTTAGGTTTTAATCATTATTACGGCAAAACGGAATACAACAACGACGATGATTACGACGGAATTTGGGGAATCTGGGACGAGCCATTTTTCCAATATTTTGCCAAGACACTTAACCAAAAACAATCGCCTTTTATGGCAACTTTGTTCAGCGTTTCGTCTCATCACCCGTTTAAAATCCCTGAGAAATACAACGGAAAATTTAAACAAGGAAAAATTCCAATTCACGAACCGATTGAGTATTCAGATTTTGCATTGAAACAATTTTTCAAAACGGCAGAAAAGATGCCTTGGTACCACAACACGATTTTTGTGATTGTGGCAGATCACACCAACCAAGTCTACTATCCTGAATATCAAAAAACAATGAATCGTTTTGCAATTCCGATTTTATTCTTTAGCCCAAATGAGAACTATAATCTTCATGGCGAAGTGACCACACCTGCACAACAAATCGACATCTACCCTACGCTCGCCGATTTGATTGGCTACAACAAGCCTTTCCGTAGCTGGGGGCGCAGTTTGGTACAAGAAAATAGCGAGGATCCAAATATCATTGTGAACTCTACAGGCGTGAACAATCAATTCATCATCAATGATTATATTTACATCTTCGATGGCAAAGATGTCATTGGGATTTACAAACGAAACGACGCGGATTTAGTGCATAATTTAATCTCGGAATGCAATTTACCGCAACACCAAAAGGCGGAAGAATTAGTGAAAAAGTGGTTCCAAGATTACAACGAAAGAATTATAGACAGAAATTTAACAAATTAA
- the cydB gene encoding cytochrome d ubiquinol oxidase subunit II, with protein sequence METLLGIDYPTWWFLVVGALFSGYAILDGFDFGAGALHLFFKQEDHRRIALNAIGPVWDGNEVWLVIGGGALFAGFPLFYATLFSAMYIPFMLFLVCLIFRAISIEFRGKENMHWWKRTWDISYFVSSNLLAFLLGVVLGNILQGLPLNHELEYVGTAFFQFLNPFSILCGLSILALFVMHGAIYLLIKTRGQLFLQLENILKRAVILFIIIFTITTAYALTFIPHLYDDLITEPYYFVFPILGFLSIANVPRLAHKKNFRGAFLFSSLTLSFMMMLVAVELYPELLRNTNDLANSITVYNAAASTKSLKIMMLIVAIGGPLVLGYTFFVYRTFWGKVELDEHSY encoded by the coding sequence ATGGAAACTTTATTAGGAATCGATTATCCCACTTGGTGGTTTTTAGTAGTAGGTGCTTTATTTTCGGGTTACGCCATTTTAGATGGCTTCGATTTTGGCGCAGGTGCATTGCACTTGTTTTTCAAGCAAGAAGATCACCGCCGTATCGCACTAAACGCCATTGGCCCTGTTTGGGATGGTAATGAGGTTTGGCTTGTCATCGGTGGCGGTGCGTTGTTTGCAGGCTTTCCATTGTTTTATGCCACGCTCTTCTCGGCAATGTACATTCCATTTATGCTATTTTTGGTTTGTCTGATTTTCCGTGCCATTTCCATTGAATTTCGTGGAAAAGAAAACATGCACTGGTGGAAAAGAACTTGGGATATTTCCTATTTCGTTTCGTCTAATCTTTTAGCATTTTTGCTCGGCGTAGTGCTTGGAAATATCTTGCAAGGACTACCGCTCAATCACGAATTAGAGTATGTAGGAACTGCCTTTTTCCAATTTCTAAATCCATTTTCAATCCTTTGTGGATTAAGTATTTTGGCACTTTTTGTAATGCACGGAGCTATATATTTACTCATCAAAACACGCGGACAATTATTTCTTCAATTAGAAAATATTTTAAAAAGAGCCGTAATTCTATTTATAATTATTTTCACCATCACAACGGCTTACGCACTTACATTCATCCCACATTTGTACGATGATTTAATAACTGAACCTTATTATTTTGTCTTCCCAATTTTGGGATTTTTGAGCATTGCTAATGTACCGCGTCTGGCACACAAAAAGAACTTTCGTGGAGCGTTTCTTTTCTCATCTCTAACTTTAAGTTTTATGATGATGCTCGTGGCAGTAGAACTTTACCCTGAACTTTTAAGAAACACCAACGACCTTGCCAATAGCATCACGGTGTATAATGCAGCTGCGTCTACCAAATCGCTCAAAATCATGATGCTCATCGTAGCAATTGGCGGGCCACTCGTGTTGGGCTATACCTTCTTTGTTTACAGAACTTTCTGGGGCAAAGTAGAATTAGACGAGCATAGCTATTAA
- a CDS encoding IS982 family transposase, producing MINYHKITDIFCIVDDFCNDFEKFTQPFTLGKPPKKKPKMSNAEVITIMILFHLSGFRTFKHFYIYYVQKHMQQEFPQTVSYNRFTELMQSNIMALTMFAKTCALGSCTGISFVDSTPIRVCGNKRIKRNKVFKDLATTGKSTMGWFHGFKLHLVINDKGEILSFCVTQANVDDREPLKNEGFLKQIFGKLFGDKGYISEKLNQLLFVDGIQLITNIRNNMKNSLMTMSDKILLRKRSIIETVNDELKNICQIEHSRHRSIGNFMTNLVAGIIAYHFLPKKPSLKYETLKTNQLAMFY from the coding sequence ATGATTAATTACCACAAAATTACGGATATTTTTTGTATTGTTGATGACTTTTGTAATGATTTTGAAAAATTCACTCAGCCTTTTACTCTCGGAAAGCCTCCCAAAAAGAAACCCAAAATGAGTAACGCTGAAGTAATCACCATAATGATTCTTTTTCATCTAAGTGGCTTTAGAACTTTTAAGCATTTTTACATTTACTATGTTCAAAAGCATATGCAACAGGAATTTCCTCAAACGGTCTCTTATAACCGATTCACAGAACTTATGCAATCCAATATCATGGCTCTTACCATGTTTGCAAAAACCTGTGCTTTAGGAAGTTGTACAGGGATTTCTTTTGTGGATAGTACGCCAATAAGAGTATGTGGAAACAAAAGAATTAAACGCAACAAAGTATTCAAAGACCTAGCTACAACGGGGAAATCTACTATGGGTTGGTTTCATGGATTTAAACTCCATTTGGTCATTAATGATAAAGGCGAGATATTGAGTTTTTGCGTAACGCAGGCGAATGTAGACGATAGAGAACCACTGAAAAATGAAGGCTTTTTGAAGCAAATTTTTGGTAAACTGTTTGGGGACAAAGGTTACATCTCCGAAAAGTTGAATCAATTACTCTTTGTGGATGGTATTCAACTGATTACCAACATCCGAAACAACATGAAAAACTCTCTTATGACTATGTCTGACAAAATTTTGCTTAGAAAACGCTCCATCATAGAGACGGTGAATGACGAGCTAAAAAACATTTGCCAAATTGAGCACTCCAGACATCGTTCAATAGGAAATTTTATGACCAACTTAGTGGCAGGGATTATTGCCTATCACTTTCTTCCTAAAAAACCATCATTAAAATATGAAACTCTGAAAACTAATCAATTAGCTATGTTTTATTAA